From one Triticum urartu cultivar G1812 chromosome 3, Tu2.1, whole genome shotgun sequence genomic stretch:
- the LOC125542536 gene encoding disease resistance protein RPM1-like: MLEGVIWLLILKLGDALANEAAVLGRSFLVEASALQGLFGEIRKMKEELESMQAFFRTVERFKDADETTVAFVKQIRGLAFNIEDVIDEFTFKLGEDHEGMFLLKAIRRVRQIKTWYRLANNLRDIKANLKSAAERRRRYDLKGVERDAKLTRIGSLSIRPAESVHFKRADDLVGIAENRDLLKKWMKDEEQRHMIITVWGMGGVGKTTLVAHVYNAIKTDFDTCAWITVSHSYEANDLLRQIVEEFRKNDRKKEFPKDVDVTDYRSLVETIRRYLEKKRYVLVLDDVWSVNVWFDSKDAFFGGKLGRIIFTSRIYEVALLASEAQMINLQPLQNHYAWDLFCKEAFWKNENRDCPPELQYWANKFVEKCNGLPIAIVCIGRLLSFKSATFLEWENVYKTLELQFTNNCILDMNIILKVSLEDLPHNMKNCFLYCCMFPENHVMQRKWLGRLWVAEGFIEASEHKTLEEVAEDYLTELINRCLLVEVKRNESGYVDDFQMHDILRVLALSKAREENFCIVLDYSRTNLIGKARRLSIQRGDIAHLAESVPHLRSLLIFQNSLTFGSLRSFSRSVQLMSVLNLQDSSIESLPNEVFDLFNLRYLGLRRTKIANISRLIGRLQNLLVLDAWKSQITNLPVEITRLTKLTHLIVTVKPQIPAMQFVPSIGVPAPIGMWSLASLQTLLLVESSSEMVRYLGALVRLRSFRISRVQGRHCEKLFMAITNMVHLTRLGIHADDDQEVLQLDALNPPPLLQKLFLLGTLEKESLPRFFLSISKLKSLTILRLVWSKLEEDMFCYLEELQQLVKLQLYDAFDGNRMHFRATSFQKLRVLKIWGAPRLSHMTIRSGAMPSLVDLKLLLCPELKSLPCGIEHVTTLEELTLDSTAEELVDRVRRKKEDNISHVQRVYVGFVRNRELAAERIQ, from the coding sequence ATGTTAGAGGGTGTAATCTGGTTGCTAATCctgaagcttggggatgccctggcaAATGAAGCAGCTGTTCTAGGGAGGTCGTTTCTCGTCGAAGCATCTGCTCTGCAAGGCCTGTTTGGTGAGATACGGAAAATGAAGGAGGAGCTGGAGAGCATGCAGGCCTTCTTCCGAACTGTCGAGCGGTTCAAGGATGCAGACGAGACAACGGTTGCATTCGTGAAGCAGATCAGGGGCCTTGCCTTTAACATCGAGGATGTTATTGACGAGTTCACCTTCAAGCTGGGGGAGGACCATGAGGGGATGTTTCTGCTTAAAGCAATTAGGAGGGTCAGACAGATCAAGACATGGTACCGGCTAGCCAACAATTTGCGTGATATCAAAGCCAACCTCAAGAGTGCTGCAGAGAGAAGGCGCAGGTATGACCTCAAGGGTGTTGAGAGGGATGCAAAACTGACAAGAATAGGCAGCTTAAGCATTAGACCTGCAGAGTCTGTACATTTTAAAAGGGCAGATGATCTTGTGGGGATTGCGGAGAACAGAGACTTGCTGAAGAAATGGATGAAAGATGAGGAGCAGCGACACATGATCATCACTGTTTGGGGCATGGGAGGTGTTGGTAAGACAACACTTGTTGCGCATGTCTACAACGCCATCAAGACTGACTTTGACACCTGTGCTTGGATCACCGTGTCTCATAGCTATGAGGCTAATGATCTGCTAAGACAGATTGTTGAAGAGTTCCGGAAGAATGACAGGAAGAAGGAATTTCCGAAGGATGTTGATGTCACAGATTACAGAAGCCTAGTGGAGACAATCCGCCGTTACCTAGAGAAGAAAAGGTATGTTCTTGTCCTAGATGATGTTTGGAGTGTGAATGTTTGGTTTGACAGCAAAGATGCATTTTTTGGTGGCAAACTTGGTCGGATAATTTTCACATCAAGGATATATGAGGTCGCACTGCTTGCTTCTGAAGCCCAGATGATTAACCTGCAACCCTTGCAAAATCACTATGCATGGGATCTGTTCTGTAAAGAGGCATTTTGGAAGAATGAAAACAGAGACTGTCCACCAGAATTGCAATATTGGGCAAACAAGTTTGTGGAGAAATGCAATGGCTTGCCGATCGCTATTGTGTGCATTGGGCGTCTTCTGTCATTCAAGAGCGCAACTTTTCTGGAGTGGGAGAATGTATACAAAACTCTTGAGCTTCAATTTACAAACAATTGCATCCTGGATATGAACATAATCCTGAAGGTTAGTTTGGAAGACTTGCCACACAACATGAAGAACTGCTTTCTTTACTGCTGCATGTTCCCAGAGAATCATGTGATGCAAAGGAAGTGGCTGGGACGGCTTTGGGTCGCAGAAGGATTTATTGAGGCTAGTGAGCATAAAACACTGGAGGAGGTCGCAGAGGATTACCTGACCGAACTCATCAATCGGTGTCTGCTGGTGGAGGTTAAGAGGAATGAATCAGGATATGTTGATGATTTCCAGATGCATGACATCCTTCGTGTGTTGGCCCTCTCCAAGGCACGCGAAGAGAATTTTTGCATAGTCCTCGATTACTCAAGGACTAATCTTATTGGGAAAGCACGCCGTTTATCAATCCAAAGAGGGGATATTGCACACCTTGCAGAGTCTGTGCCACATCTCCGCTCCTTGCTTATTTTCCAGAATTCGCTGACTTTTGGCTCACTCCGTTCATTCTCAAGGTCTGTTCAGTTAATGTCTGTCTTGAACCTGCAAGATAGTTCAATTGAGTCTCTGCCAAATGAGGTGTTTGACTTGTTCAACCTGCGTTATCTGGGCCTTAGACGGACTAAAATTGCTAATATCTCACGGCTGATTGGAAGGCTACAGAATCTGCTTGTGTTGGATGCTTGGAAAAGCCAAATCACCAACCTTCCAGTGGAAATCACAAGGCTCACTAAGTTGACCCATCTTATTGTCACCGTGAAGCCACAGATACCGGCTATGCAGTTCGTTCCTTCTATTGGCGTGCCAGCACCTATTGGCATGTGGTCTTTGGCAAGCCTGCAGACATTATTGCTGGTGGAATCCAGCTCTGAAATGGTCCGTTACCTTGGAGCTCTGGTTCGGTTGAGATCATTCCGCATCAGTAGAGTCCAAGGTCGCCATTGTGAAAAGCTCTTCATGGCCATCACCAATATGGTCCATCTCACCCGGCTCGGTATCCATGCGGATGATGACCAGGAGGTTCTGCAGCTCGACGCACTCAACCCACCTCCGTTACTCCAGAAGCTTTTCCTGCTAGGGACGTTAGAGAAAGAGTCACTGCCCCGGTTCTTCTTATCGATCAGCAAACTGAAAAGCCTCACCATCCTACGGCTCGTCTGGTCAAAGCTCGAGGAGGACATGTTCTGCTACCTCGAGGAGCTGCAGCAGCTGGTGAAGCTTCAGCTTTATGATGCATTTGATGGCAACAGGATGCACTTCCGAGCAACGTCGTTTCAGAAGCTTCGGGTGCTGAAGATCTGGGGAGCTCCACGTCTCAGCCACATGACGATAAGAAGTGGGGCGATGCCCAGCTTGGTTGATCTGAAGCTCCTGCTCTGTCCGGAGTTGAAGTCGTTGCCGTGCGGGATCGAACACGTGACCACGCTTGAAGAGCTGACCTTGGATTCTACAGCGGAAGAGCTTGTGGACAGGGTTCGCCGGAAGAAAGAGGACAACATATCTCATGTTCAGAGAGTTTACGTCGGTTTCGTCAGGAACCGCGAGCTCGCTGCAGAGAGGATTCAGTAG
- the LOC125547788 gene encoding Bowman-Birk type bran trypsin inhibitor-like has product MERTVAHILLVLSLGAALVVAGRPAGASGEVAAIRLPSDGQGLGGDATTLEEDERPWACCDDTHCLRVIPRACLCRDTVAQCASACQHCDQVGPGRYVCLDIHEGWPGPKCTHQVDVAGAGN; this is encoded by the exons ATGGAGAGAACCGTCGCCCACATCCTGCTGGTGCTTTCGCTCGGGGCGGCCCTCGTCGTCGCCGGCCGCCCTGCCGGTGCGTCCGGCGAGGTGGCAGCCATTCGCCTCCCGAGCGACGGCCAAG GTCTTGGTGGTGATGCAACAACACTCGAGGAGGATGAGAGGCCGTGGGCATGCTGCGACGACACCCACTGCCTGAGGGTGATCCCGAGGGCCTGCCTCTGCCGCGACACGGTGGCGCAGTGCGCCAGCGCGTGCCAGCACTGCGACCAGGTCGGCCCTGGCCGCTACGTTTGCCTGGATATACACGAAGGTTGGCCCGGCCCAAAGTGCACGCACCAAGTGGACGTCGCCGGCGCCGGTAACTAG